CCATCCGCCAGCGGTCCACCATCGGGGTACTGAAGTTGTCCGCGGCCACCAGAAGCGCGGCCTCATCGACCGGACCGGCGGCCAGGTGGCTGGCGGCCAGCTCGAACGCGCTGAACATGCCGTTGCAGCCGTGCCGCAGCTCCATCGCCAGCGCCCGGTCGAGCCCGAGCCGCCGCTGGAGGTGGTGCTGCGGCGGCCAGCCGTCCGGCCCCTGGTGCCACGAGGTGGCGTACAACAGCAGGGAGACCAGCTCCGCCTCCTGCCCGGCCCGCTCCAGCGCCGCGCGCGCCGCGCGCAGCCCCAGCTCCGGTGCGGGCACGTCGCCGGCGACGGCGACCGCGGTGAGGCCGTGCAGTGCCGCGTCCTCGGCCAGGTACCGCCCGTCGGCGACCGCGTCGGCCACCGCCACCGTGGCCGGCACGCAGCTGCCCAGCCCGGTGATGTACGTGTCCGGCGTGCGCACGCGTCCCTCCCCGTCGCCTCGAATGTGAGCACCATCGCCCGATGCGCTTAAGGCCCGCTAACGCCCGCCTGTGCCGGCGCGCGCGGCTTAGCCGTCCTTTAGCGGGGCGCGGGACGGTGGCCTGGCCCCGTATCGGCGAGGAGGCTCGTGTGCGCGTAGGTGACGTCTACCTGAGTGGGCTCGGTGTCGTGCTGCCCGGGCGGGAGAGCGTACTGTCCGCTGTGGAGCGTGGCCTGCTCACCGCGGAGCAGGCCGAGGTCCTGGAGTTCGAGTCGGCGGCTGTCGCCGGCGAGGAGTCAGCGCCCGAGATGGCGCTGCGCGCCGCTCAGGACGCGCTCAAGACCTCCGGCGTGGCGCCCAGCGAGCTGGACGCGCTGCTGTACGCGAACGTGTGGCACCAGGGGCCGGAGGGCTGGGGGCCGCAGACCTACCTGCAACACCACCTGCTCGGCGACGACCTGCTGGCGGTGGAGCTCAAGCAGGGCTGCAACGGGGTCTTCACCGGCATGGAGCTGTCGGTGGGCGTGCTGCGCGCCGAACCGTCCCGCCGAGCCACCATCGTGCTGGCCAGCGACAACTTCGGCACCCCGATCATGGAGCGGTGGATGCCGGGTACCGGCCTGGTGATCCTCGGAGACGCGGCGTCCGCGACCGTGCTCACCAAGGCGCCCGGCTTCGCTCAGCTGCTGTCCATCCACACCTCGGCACTGTCCGGGATGGAGGAGGCGTACCGGGCCGGTGAGCCGCTGTTTCCACCGGGCATCACCGTCGGGCGGCGGCTGGACTTCGTGGGCCGGCTGGAGGCGTACAAGGCCAAGGCGGTCGCCGACGGGAGCGGATGGGTCCTGGCCCTCCAGCACAACCAGCGGTACGTGGACTGCATCCGCCGCGCGCTCGCCGACGCCGACGTGGACGCGTCCGAGATCAAGCGCGTCGTCGTGCACAACCTCGCCCGGGCCGAGGTGGAGCTGTACCTCGGCGTGCTGGGCATCCCGCTGGCCAGGACCACCTGGGGCTTCGGGCGCAAGATCGGCCATCTCGGATCGAGCGACCACCTCGTCTCGCTGTACCAGCTGATCGCCACCGGCCAGGTCGCCCCGGGCGACGCCGTTCTCATGTGCGGGTACGCGTCCGGGGTCACCTACAAGGCCGCGGTGCTGCGCATCCTGGACGTGCCGTCCTGGGCGACCGAGACCGGCGGTCTCGACCTGGACTGAGCCGGTCAGCGGCGCCGGTCGGGGGAGCCGACGCCGCTGACCGTGTCCTCAGCCGGCCGGTACGTCGCGCCGGCGCAACCCCGCCAGTCCGACCGCGCCCAGCGCCGCCGCCACGACCGCCAGCAGGATCAGCGGGAGGGCCTCGACGGTGCCACCGGGCAGCCGGGGCAGGTGGGTGTACGGAGAGATGTCCAGCAGGGCCTGCGGGAAGTCGAAGATCGCGCCGAGCTGGCCGAACAGGAAGCAGAACGCGAACGCCACCCAGCTGGCCGCCACCGCCCGCGGCATGAGCCCGAACAGTGCCACGGTGACCGCGCCCAGCACCCAGACCGCGGGCAGCTGCACGGCCGCGCTGGCCAGAACGCGGGGTATCTCGCCGGCCACGTCGTCGCCGCTGGCGCCGTAGGTGATCCCGCCCAGCAGCCCGTACGCCAGCAGCGCCGCCGTCGGGCCGAGGAGCGTGAACACGAGGTGGCTGGCCGCCCAGCGCAGTCGCGGCGCCGCCGTGGCGAGCACAGGCTCGGCCCGCCCGGTGACCTCCTCGCTCTGCAGCCGCAGGACGGTCTGGATCGCGTACCCCGCCGCGATCAGCCCGAGGATGCTGGTGAGGCTGGCCAGGAACGCGTCGCTGAGCGCGGAGCCGCCGCCCACCCGGCTCACCACGTCCCGCAGGTTTTCGTTGTCGCCGACGTTTTCCCCGGCGTCCCGCGCGACGCTGCCGAACAGCAGGCCGGCCACGGCGAAGCCCAGCGTCCAGGCGACCAGCATGCCGCGGTGCATCCGCCACGCCAGCGCGAACGGGCCGGCCAGCGACGGGGCGGCGGCCGGTGGGCCGAGCCGCTCGGCGATCAGTCCGGAGCCCAGGTCGCGGCGGGCGGCCAAGGCGTACGCGACGGCCGCGGAGAGCACCGCCAGAGCCGCCGGGAGCAGGAACAGCCACCACCGCTCACCGGCGTACGGGCGGACCGCGCCGACCCAGTGCAGCGGCGAGAGCCAGGACAGCCAGGACAGGCCGTCGGCGGAGTCACCGGCGAGGCGCAGCAGGTACGCCAGCGCGAGCAGCCCGATGCCCAGTCCGCGTGCCGCGCGGGCACCCGTGGAGACCTGGGCCATCAGCGCGCCGACCGCGGCGAACACGATGCCGGCGACGGCCATCCCGGCCGCGAGGGCGAACGACCCGGTGGCGGGGAGGCCGAGGCCGATCATGCCGACCGCGACGATCACGCCGAGCAGCAGGTTGGCCAGCACGGTCACCAGCAGGGCGGCGGTCACCGGCGCCAGGCGGCCGATGGCGGTGGCGGCGAGCAGCTCGCGCCGCCCGGACTCCTCCTCGGCCCGCGTGTGCCGGATGACCGTCAGGAGGCTGATCAGCGCGACGATCACCACCATGTCGCTCATCCGCTGGGCCACCAGCGAGCCGATCTCCCAGCTGTACGCCGGGCCGAACAGGGCGACGT
This genomic stretch from Phytohabitans houttuyneae harbors:
- a CDS encoding ketoacyl-ACP synthase III family protein, with amino-acid sequence MRVGDVYLSGLGVVLPGRESVLSAVERGLLTAEQAEVLEFESAAVAGEESAPEMALRAAQDALKTSGVAPSELDALLYANVWHQGPEGWGPQTYLQHHLLGDDLLAVELKQGCNGVFTGMELSVGVLRAEPSRRATIVLASDNFGTPIMERWMPGTGLVILGDAASATVLTKAPGFAQLLSIHTSALSGMEEAYRAGEPLFPPGITVGRRLDFVGRLEAYKAKAVADGSGWVLALQHNQRYVDCIRRALADADVDASEIKRVVVHNLARAEVELYLGVLGIPLARTTWGFGRKIGHLGSSDHLVSLYQLIATGQVAPGDAVLMCGYASGVTYKAAVLRILDVPSWATETGGLDLD
- a CDS encoding ABC transporter permease, whose translation is MSAQQGTGHLVRLVLRRDRFLLPSWIVAFSLFPIAVASSLVDLYPTAAEQQKYFADTASNPSYVALFGPAYSWEIGSLVAQRMSDMVVIVALISLLTVIRHTRAEEESGRRELLAATAIGRLAPVTAALLVTVLANLLLGVIVAVGMIGLGLPATGSFALAAGMAVAGIVFAAVGALMAQVSTGARAARGLGIGLLALAYLLRLAGDSADGLSWLSWLSPLHWVGAVRPYAGERWWLFLLPAALAVLSAAVAYALAARRDLGSGLIAERLGPPAAAPSLAGPFALAWRMHRGMLVAWTLGFAVAGLLFGSVARDAGENVGDNENLRDVVSRVGGGSALSDAFLASLTSILGLIAAGYAIQTVLRLQSEEVTGRAEPVLATAAPRLRWAASHLVFTLLGPTAALLAYGLLGGITYGASGDDVAGEIPRVLASAAVQLPAVWVLGAVTVALFGLMPRAVAASWVAFAFCFLFGQLGAIFDFPQALLDISPYTHLPRLPGGTVEALPLILLAVVAAALGAVGLAGLRRRDVPAG